The following proteins come from a genomic window of Tenebrio molitor chromosome 9, icTenMoli1.1, whole genome shotgun sequence:
- the LOC138138014 gene encoding frizzled-4-like: MFFVLFLFAIGRAEPLLRTCEPIRVEMCTGLGYNMTGMPNLGGNDLQQEADYTLKSFSPLIQYGCSSQLKLFLCSVYVPMCTEKVANPIGPCRGLCENVRSRCYPVLKGFGFSWPEALNCSRFPLENNHEHMCMEGPKDKGIDITAPVDPAVQKFDCGRNYVRNERGICVPSCDTNVMFDDSEKNFAEVWVTVWAMICFVISLASALTLTIGGGRVKARPLISLALCYCMVSAGWALRMFSGRMSSYCPNGGTPEDGLSNVNCAFVFLLIYYFGMAANAWWVCLCAWWVARVGLSWPPEKLRSLGSVLHVCAWGLPAAQTVAALVRRDVDSDELTGTCYIGNRNSTTLLALVLIPDFAYFLLGTFFLVLGCVCVIRRPRPSAAAPLTASTPRKESDFLGTVCALYAIPTFCVMASIYYEYTNRESWLRGAKKPALWAFLLRHLMSLFIGVSTVFWIWSMKTVTAWRAVLRRLGPRKQLPVKVPTMPVLRYVPPNVPSTLSTSSRHSARPHPHRKPRVHHVRTGGETII; the protein is encoded by the exons ATGTTCTTcgtattgtttttgttcgCCATCGGAAGGGCCGAACCGCTTCTGCGGACATGCGAGCCCATCCGCGTGGAGATGTGCACCGGACTCGGCTACAACATGACGGGGATGCCCAATCTCGGCGGCAACGACCTGCAGCAGGAGGCCGACTACACCCTCAAGTCTTTCTCTCCTCTGATCCAGTACGGATGCAGCTCCCAGCTGAAGCTGTTTTTGTGCTCGGTGTACGTGCCCATGTGTACGGAGAAGGTGGCCAACCCCATCGGACCGTGCCGCGGCTTGTGCGAAAACGTGCGCTCCAGGTGCTATCCCGTGCTGAAGGGCTTCGGCTTCTCGTGGCCGGAGGCTCTCAACTGCTCCAGATTTCCACTCGAAAATAACCACGAGCACATGTGCATGGAAGGACCGAAGGACAAGGGCATCGACATCACGGCGCCGGTGGACCCCGCCGTCCAGAAGTTCGACTGTGGCAGGAACTATGTGCGAAACGAGAGAGGGATCTGCGTGCCCTCCTGTGACACTAACGTCATGTTCGACGATTCAGAGAAGAATTTTGCAGAG GTGTGGGTGACTGTCTGGGCGATGATCTGCTTCGTGATCAGTTTGGCTTCAGCTTTGACCCTCACAATTGGTGGAGGGCGCGTCAAAGCTCGCCCTTTGATAAGTCTGGCCCTGTGCTACTGCATGGTGAGCGCCGGTTGGGCCTTGAGGATGTTCTCCGGGCGCATGTCGTCGTATTGCCCGAATGGTGGAACCCCCGAAGACGGTCTCTCCAACGTGAACTGCGCCTTCGTCTTCCTTCTGATCTACTATTTTGGAATGGCGGCCAACGCCTG GTGGGTCTGTTTATGCGCTTGGTGGGTCGCACGTGTGGGACTTTCGTGGCCTCCGGAAAAGCTGAGGAGCCTCGGATCGGTGTTGCATGTGTGCGCTTGGGGTCTGCCGGCGGCCCAGACTGTCGCCGCTCTGGTACGAAGGGACGTCGACTCCGACGAACTGACTG GAACCTGCTACATCGGCAACCGCAATTCGACGACGCTCTTGGCGCTCGTTCTCATTCCCGACTTCGCGTACTTCCTCCTGGGAACTTTCTTCCTCGTCTTGGGATGTGTGTGTGTCATCCGCAGACCTAGACCCTCGGCCGCGGCCCCTCTGACCGCCTCGACGCCGCGCAAAGAGAGCGACTTCCTCGGTACCGTCTGCGCCCTCTACGCGATTCCAACGTTCTGCGTCATGGCCAGCATCTACTACGAGTACACCAACCGAGAGTCGTGGCTGAGAGGCGCGAAGAAGCCGGCGTTGTGGGCCTTCCTTCTGCGTCACTTAATGTCGCTCTTTATCGGTGTGAGCACCGTCTTCTGGATTTGGTCGATGAAAACGGTGACCGCTTGGAGGGCGGTGTTGCGACGTCTAGGACCCAGGAAACAGCTTCCGGTGAAGGTGCCGACGATGCCCGTCCTGCGATACGTTCCTCCGAACGTTCCGAGTACCTTGAGCACGAGCAGTCGGCATTCGGCGCGACCGCATCCTCACAGGAAACCTAGGGTGCATCACGTCAGAACCGGGGGCGAAACCATCATCTAA
- the Slob gene encoding slowpoke-binding protein isoform X1, translating to MKVAPKKPQHASNTHPWVSASMVVLGLGALALAVFWIRKCRSSGAPKHEYSALNTDAGNEKFRTEKQVRNGAFTACKHYLSDNDRYELKTQLGEIGSRTDKHWFTVQDKTLGAERLLTLVPLPSMCPLNPTSGTRDTLLDLFRGLQHPYIHPVLDIEFWDTGTALISPLNPSGSLKDLIYASPWHEDYDKKYNNKGEGLPLRTVQCLGRQILEGLLFLRNRYFPPFYHLHAGNVIIQNGVARLAGLENPLLGLLPRAPSAPETLAFGYLLFEMTAGYQLPKPPSPAHLELELERAPKVADALGLIFQSSRTPTLEELVCCELFRGVELRELRGASIIQVRSSPEVIELLEVVRNPVPPSPLRRKDVVVIIEDRRLEDIIEEDNEDSDSNNASDNR from the exons ATGAAAGTGGCCCCCAAGAAACCGCAACACGCGTCCAACACCCATCCCTGG GTCTCGGCGTCGATGGTCGTGCTAGGGCTGGGGGCTCTAGCTTTGGCTGTCTTTTGGATAAGGAAGTGTAG GTCGTCGGGAGCCCCCAAACACGAATACAGCGCCTTAAATACGGACGCGGGCAATGAAAAGTTCCGGACAGAGAAACAAGTGCGAAATGGGGCTTTCACAGCTTGCAAGCACTATCTCTCCGATAATGACAGGTACGAGCTCAAGACGCAATTGGGGGAAATCGGCTCGAGAACGGACAAGCACTG GTTTACCGTTCAGGACAAGACTCTCGGGGCCGAAAGGCTGCTCACATTGGTGCCCCTACCGTCCATGTGTCCCTTAAACCCCACCTCCGGCACGCGCGATACCCTCCTCGACTTGTTCCGCGGCTTGCAACACCCTTACATCCATCCTGTACTCGACatcgagttctgggacacggGGACGGCCCTTATCAGCCCTTTGAATCCGTCCGGCAGTTTGAAGGACCTAATTTACGCCAGTCCCTGGCACGAAGACTACgacaaaaaatacaacaacaaAGGCGAAGGCTTGCCTTTGCGAACG GTCCAGTGTTTGGGACGCCAGATCCTCGAAGGCCTTCTCTTTCTACGCAACCGCTACTTTCCCCCCTTTTATCATTTACACGCCGGTAACGTGATCATACAGAACGGGGTGGCGCGACTCGCCGGCCTAGAAAACCCGCTTTTGGGACTTCTACCTAGGGCCCCCAGCGCCCCCGAAACTCTCGCTTTCGGGTATTTGCTCTTCGAGATGACGGCGGGATACCAGTTGCCCAAGCCCCCCAGTCCAGCCCATCTAGAGCTGGAATTGGAGAGGGCGCCTAAAGTGGCCGACGCTTTGGGGCTCATCTTTCAGAGTAGCAGGACGCCGACTCTGGAGGAGCTGGTTTGTTGCGAGTTGTTCAGAGGCGTCGAGCTGAGGGAGCTCAGAGGAGCGAGCATCATTCAGGTTAGGTCGTCGCCTGAAGTGATCGAGCTGTTGGAGGTCGTGAGGAATCCAGTACCACCTTCACCCTTAAGACG AAAAGATGTAGTCGTGATTATAGAAGACAGGCGTCTAGAAGATATAATAGAAGAAGACAACGAAGACAGTGATTCTAACAACGCCAGTGATAATCGGTAG
- the Slob gene encoding slowpoke-binding protein isoform X3, whose product MKVAPKKPQHASNTHPWVSASMVVLGLGALALAVFWIRKCRSSGAPKHEYSALNTDAGNEKFRTEKQVRNGAFTACKHYLSDNDRYELKTQLGEIGSRTDKHWFTVQDKTLGAERLLTLVPLPSMCPLNPTSGTRDTLLDLFRGLQHPYIHPVLDIEFWDTGTALISPLNPSGSLKDLIYASPWHEDYDKKYNNKGEGLPLRTVQCLGRQILEGLLFLRNRYFPPFYHLHAGNVIIQNGVARLAGLENPLLGLLPRAPSAPETLAFGYLLFEMTAGYQLPKPPSPAHLELELERAPKVADALGLIFQSSRTPTLEELVCCELFRGVELRELRGASIIQVRSSPEVIELLEVVRNPVPPSPLRRRHYSNDLDPWFA is encoded by the exons ATGAAAGTGGCCCCCAAGAAACCGCAACACGCGTCCAACACCCATCCCTGG GTCTCGGCGTCGATGGTCGTGCTAGGGCTGGGGGCTCTAGCTTTGGCTGTCTTTTGGATAAGGAAGTGTAG GTCGTCGGGAGCCCCCAAACACGAATACAGCGCCTTAAATACGGACGCGGGCAATGAAAAGTTCCGGACAGAGAAACAAGTGCGAAATGGGGCTTTCACAGCTTGCAAGCACTATCTCTCCGATAATGACAGGTACGAGCTCAAGACGCAATTGGGGGAAATCGGCTCGAGAACGGACAAGCACTG GTTTACCGTTCAGGACAAGACTCTCGGGGCCGAAAGGCTGCTCACATTGGTGCCCCTACCGTCCATGTGTCCCTTAAACCCCACCTCCGGCACGCGCGATACCCTCCTCGACTTGTTCCGCGGCTTGCAACACCCTTACATCCATCCTGTACTCGACatcgagttctgggacacggGGACGGCCCTTATCAGCCCTTTGAATCCGTCCGGCAGTTTGAAGGACCTAATTTACGCCAGTCCCTGGCACGAAGACTACgacaaaaaatacaacaacaaAGGCGAAGGCTTGCCTTTGCGAACG GTCCAGTGTTTGGGACGCCAGATCCTCGAAGGCCTTCTCTTTCTACGCAACCGCTACTTTCCCCCCTTTTATCATTTACACGCCGGTAACGTGATCATACAGAACGGGGTGGCGCGACTCGCCGGCCTAGAAAACCCGCTTTTGGGACTTCTACCTAGGGCCCCCAGCGCCCCCGAAACTCTCGCTTTCGGGTATTTGCTCTTCGAGATGACGGCGGGATACCAGTTGCCCAAGCCCCCCAGTCCAGCCCATCTAGAGCTGGAATTGGAGAGGGCGCCTAAAGTGGCCGACGCTTTGGGGCTCATCTTTCAGAGTAGCAGGACGCCGACTCTGGAGGAGCTGGTTTGTTGCGAGTTGTTCAGAGGCGTCGAGCTGAGGGAGCTCAGAGGAGCGAGCATCATTCAGGTTAGGTCGTCGCCTGAAGTGATCGAGCTGTTGGAGGTCGTGAGGAATCCAGTACCACCTTCACCCTTAAGACG ACGGCACTATTCAAATGATTTAGATCCTTGGTTTGCATGA
- the Slob gene encoding slowpoke-binding protein isoform X2, translating to MKVAPKKPQHASNTHPWVSASMVVLGLGALALAVFWIRKCRSSGAPKHEYSALNTDAGNEKFRTEKQVRNGAFTACKHYLSDNDRYELKTQLGEIGSRTDKHWFTVQDKTLGAERLLTLVPLPSMCPLNPTSGTRDTLLDLFRGLQHPYIHPVLDIEFWDTGTALISPLNPSGSLKDLIYASPWHEDYDKKYNNKGEGLPLRTVQCLGRQILEGLLFLRNRYFPPFYHLHAGNVIIQNGVARLAGLENPLLGLLPRAPSAPETLAFGYLLFEMTAGYQLPKPPSPAHLELELERAPKVADALGLIFQSSRTPTLEELVCCELFRGVELRELRGASIIQVRSSPEVIELLEVVRNPVPPSPLRRCSRDYRRQASRRYNRRRQRRQ from the exons ATGAAAGTGGCCCCCAAGAAACCGCAACACGCGTCCAACACCCATCCCTGG GTCTCGGCGTCGATGGTCGTGCTAGGGCTGGGGGCTCTAGCTTTGGCTGTCTTTTGGATAAGGAAGTGTAG GTCGTCGGGAGCCCCCAAACACGAATACAGCGCCTTAAATACGGACGCGGGCAATGAAAAGTTCCGGACAGAGAAACAAGTGCGAAATGGGGCTTTCACAGCTTGCAAGCACTATCTCTCCGATAATGACAGGTACGAGCTCAAGACGCAATTGGGGGAAATCGGCTCGAGAACGGACAAGCACTG GTTTACCGTTCAGGACAAGACTCTCGGGGCCGAAAGGCTGCTCACATTGGTGCCCCTACCGTCCATGTGTCCCTTAAACCCCACCTCCGGCACGCGCGATACCCTCCTCGACTTGTTCCGCGGCTTGCAACACCCTTACATCCATCCTGTACTCGACatcgagttctgggacacggGGACGGCCCTTATCAGCCCTTTGAATCCGTCCGGCAGTTTGAAGGACCTAATTTACGCCAGTCCCTGGCACGAAGACTACgacaaaaaatacaacaacaaAGGCGAAGGCTTGCCTTTGCGAACG GTCCAGTGTTTGGGACGCCAGATCCTCGAAGGCCTTCTCTTTCTACGCAACCGCTACTTTCCCCCCTTTTATCATTTACACGCCGGTAACGTGATCATACAGAACGGGGTGGCGCGACTCGCCGGCCTAGAAAACCCGCTTTTGGGACTTCTACCTAGGGCCCCCAGCGCCCCCGAAACTCTCGCTTTCGGGTATTTGCTCTTCGAGATGACGGCGGGATACCAGTTGCCCAAGCCCCCCAGTCCAGCCCATCTAGAGCTGGAATTGGAGAGGGCGCCTAAAGTGGCCGACGCTTTGGGGCTCATCTTTCAGAGTAGCAGGACGCCGACTCTGGAGGAGCTGGTTTGTTGCGAGTTGTTCAGAGGCGTCGAGCTGAGGGAGCTCAGAGGAGCGAGCATCATTCAGGTTAGGTCGTCGCCTGAAGTGATCGAGCTGTTGGAGGTCGTGAGGAATCCAGTACCACCTTCACCCTTAAGACG ATGTAGTCGTGATTATAGAAGACAGGCGTCTAGAAGATATAATAGAAGAAGACAACGAAGACAGTGA
- the LOC138137940 gene encoding pyruvate kinase-like isoform X2, with the protein MLSDVEDMCSQPSKRTFLDYISNLDITSEPKYMRLTGIVCTIGPSCRDPAILERMLEAGMNIARLNFSHGTHEYHAELINSIRTAVSNYSKKIGRYHPLAVAIDTKGSEIRTGVLEGGMSAEVMLEKGKKVTVTTDKAYAMKGNQDTIYVDYENITKVVNPGNQIFIDDGLITLVCDSIKGDRMACSVVNGGLLGSSKGMNLPGIEKDLPTVSEKDKADLKFGVEHGVDCIFASFTRNADEVRQIRTILADSNIRVIAKIENTQGVTNMDEIINAADGILIDRGDLGMEISFQKVFLAQKAIIAKCNRVGKPIVIATHLLESMVDKPRPTRAESSDVANAVLDGADCVMLAGETAKGLYPVECVNTMASICKEAEAAVWQQQLFRDLTTAIALPLDVVQTTAIATVEASMNAQASAIIVITKTGKSAQLISKYRPKCPIIAVTRNVQVARQLHLCRAIMPLYFEGESPNEWLKNVEMRVEAGVNYGKSLKFIKDGDLVVVVTGIHQGAGFTNTLTLL; encoded by the exons ATGTTAAGTGACGTCGAAGACATGTGTTCGCAACCATCAAAAAGAACTTTTCTGGATTACATCAGTAATCTAGACATCACTTCGGAACCGAAGTACATGCGTCTGACTGGAATTGTTTGCACTATCG GTCCATCATGCCGCGATCCAGCAATTTTGGAAAGAATGCTGGAAGCTGGCATGAATATAGCCAGGCTGAACTTTTCTCACGGTACTCACGAGTATCACGCCGAGTTGATAAATAGTATCCGAACAGCGGTGTCTAATTACAGCAAGAAAATAGGACGGTACCATCCTCTTGCTGTTGCAATTGACACCAAAGGATCGGAGATTAGAACGGGAGTCTTGGAAGGG GGAATGTCGGCAGAAGTTATGCtggaaaaaggaaaaaaagtgACCGTTACAACTGACAAGGCGTATGCGATGAAGGGCAACCAAGACACCATCTACGTGGATTACGAGAACATCACGAAAGTAGTGAATCCCGGAAaccagattttcatagacGATGGCTTGATCACTCTCGTATGCGATTCGATCAAGGGAGACCGAATGGCGTGTTCGGTGGTGAACGGCGGTCTCTTGGGGAGCAGCAAAGGCATGAATCTTCCCGGCATCGAGAAAGACCTCCCCACGGTCTCCGAAAAGGACAAAGCCGATCTGAAATTTGGCGTTGAGCATGGAGTAGACTGCATCTTCGCCTCGTTCACTCGAAACGCCGACGAAGTGCGCCAGATCCGCACCATCCTCGCCGACAGCAACATTCGTGTCATCGCCAAAATCGAAAACACTCAAGGTGTCACGAACATGGACGAAATCATCAACGCGGCTGACGGGATCTTGATCGACCGAGGAGATCTAGGAATGGAGATATCTTTTCAGAAGGTGTTCTTGGCGCAGAAAGCGATAATCGCGAAGTGTAACAGAGTCGGAAAACCTATAGTTATTGCGACTCATCTGCTCGAATCCATGGTGGACAAGCCTAGACCGACTCGCGCCGAGAGTTCGGATGTTGCAAACGCAGTTCTTGATGGTGCGGATTGCGTGATGTTGGCTGGGGAAACGGCGAAGGGGTTGTATCCAGTCGAGTGTGTCAACACGATGGCTAGTATCTGTAAAGAGGCAGAGGCGGCAGTTTGGCAACAGCAGCTCTTCAGGGACCTCACCACTGCG ATTGCTTTGCCGCTGGATGTGGTTCAAACTACGGCGATAGCGACAGTCGAGGCTTCGATGAATGCACAAGCTTCTGCCATtatcgtcattacaaaaacgGGAAAATCGGCACAGTTGATTTCGAAATATCGTCCTAAATGTCCCATCATTGCAGTAACGAGAAACGTTCAAGTTGCCAGACAGTTGCACTTGTGCAGGGCTATTATGCCTTTGTATTTTGAAG GTGAAAGTCCGAACGAATGGctgaaaaatgttgaaatgaGAGTAGAAGCGGGAGTTAATTACGGAAAGTCGTTGAAGTTTATCAAAGACGGTGATTTGGTTGTCGTCGTCACCGGTATACATCAAGGGGCTGGGTTCACAAACACCCTTACATTATTGTAA
- the LOC138137940 gene encoding pyruvate kinase-like isoform X1, translating into MLSDVEDMCSQPSKRTFLDYISNLDITSEPKYMRLTGIVCTIGPSCRDPAILERMLEAGMNIARLNFSHGTHEYHAELINSIRTAVSNYSKKIGRYHPLAVAIDTKGSEIRTGVLEGGMSAEVMLEKGKKVTVTTDKAYAMKGNQDTIYVDYENITKVVNPGNQIFIDDGLITLVCDSIKGDRMACSVVNGGLLGSSKGMNLPGIEKDLPTVSEKDKADLKFGVEHGVDCIFASFTRNADEVRQIRTILADSNIRVIAKIENTQGVTNMDEIINAADGILIDRGDLGMEISFQKVFLAQKAIIAKCNRVGKPIVIATHLLESMVDKPRPTRAESSDVANAVLDGADCVMLAGETAKGLYPVECVNTMASICKEAEAAVWQQQLFRDLTTAIALPLDVVQTTAIATVEASMNAQASAIIVITKTGKSAQLISKYRPKCPIIAVTRNVQVARQLHLCRAIMPLYFEGESPNEWLKNVEMRVEAGVNYGKSLKFIKDGDLVVVVTGIHQGAGFTNTLTLLTVK; encoded by the exons ATGTTAAGTGACGTCGAAGACATGTGTTCGCAACCATCAAAAAGAACTTTTCTGGATTACATCAGTAATCTAGACATCACTTCGGAACCGAAGTACATGCGTCTGACTGGAATTGTTTGCACTATCG GTCCATCATGCCGCGATCCAGCAATTTTGGAAAGAATGCTGGAAGCTGGCATGAATATAGCCAGGCTGAACTTTTCTCACGGTACTCACGAGTATCACGCCGAGTTGATAAATAGTATCCGAACAGCGGTGTCTAATTACAGCAAGAAAATAGGACGGTACCATCCTCTTGCTGTTGCAATTGACACCAAAGGATCGGAGATTAGAACGGGAGTCTTGGAAGGG GGAATGTCGGCAGAAGTTATGCtggaaaaaggaaaaaaagtgACCGTTACAACTGACAAGGCGTATGCGATGAAGGGCAACCAAGACACCATCTACGTGGATTACGAGAACATCACGAAAGTAGTGAATCCCGGAAaccagattttcatagacGATGGCTTGATCACTCTCGTATGCGATTCGATCAAGGGAGACCGAATGGCGTGTTCGGTGGTGAACGGCGGTCTCTTGGGGAGCAGCAAAGGCATGAATCTTCCCGGCATCGAGAAAGACCTCCCCACGGTCTCCGAAAAGGACAAAGCCGATCTGAAATTTGGCGTTGAGCATGGAGTAGACTGCATCTTCGCCTCGTTCACTCGAAACGCCGACGAAGTGCGCCAGATCCGCACCATCCTCGCCGACAGCAACATTCGTGTCATCGCCAAAATCGAAAACACTCAAGGTGTCACGAACATGGACGAAATCATCAACGCGGCTGACGGGATCTTGATCGACCGAGGAGATCTAGGAATGGAGATATCTTTTCAGAAGGTGTTCTTGGCGCAGAAAGCGATAATCGCGAAGTGTAACAGAGTCGGAAAACCTATAGTTATTGCGACTCATCTGCTCGAATCCATGGTGGACAAGCCTAGACCGACTCGCGCCGAGAGTTCGGATGTTGCAAACGCAGTTCTTGATGGTGCGGATTGCGTGATGTTGGCTGGGGAAACGGCGAAGGGGTTGTATCCAGTCGAGTGTGTCAACACGATGGCTAGTATCTGTAAAGAGGCAGAGGCGGCAGTTTGGCAACAGCAGCTCTTCAGGGACCTCACCACTGCG ATTGCTTTGCCGCTGGATGTGGTTCAAACTACGGCGATAGCGACAGTCGAGGCTTCGATGAATGCACAAGCTTCTGCCATtatcgtcattacaaaaacgGGAAAATCGGCACAGTTGATTTCGAAATATCGTCCTAAATGTCCCATCATTGCAGTAACGAGAAACGTTCAAGTTGCCAGACAGTTGCACTTGTGCAGGGCTATTATGCCTTTGTATTTTGAAG GTGAAAGTCCGAACGAATGGctgaaaaatgttgaaatgaGAGTAGAAGCGGGAGTTAATTACGGAAAGTCGTTGAAGTTTATCAAAGACGGTGATTTGGTTGTCGTCGTCACCGGTATACATCAAGGGGCTGGGTTCACAAACACCCTTACATTATT GACTGTCAAATGA
- the LOC138137942 gene encoding putative odorant receptor 85e, with protein sequence MEYITMERSSKLSDKFAYYWTCNCIVSSLMPTIFSLIGRKKDLPIVAWFPYNHQQSPWYELTYLWQVFCLTTLGTIYAVLDFVFPCIAILMSQQFKILGSNFRNNIYKALLESEVSKNAVLEFSDNLHTCSLSEYEDILVITRLPKFRRINANYFKKNVQHHQLLLKYCDDINNILSTFLMGKISAAIFNTVFMAFSLITTGEQAMIFGLATYVMSTSVELLIYTYSGQILTQSADILWTMYEAPWYLCDLHFQKMFNIVQMRVCKSVYTRAGNYFSMSASAYITFMKALGSYVALLKELTEREK encoded by the exons ATGGAGTATATCACAATGGAGCGATCATCGAAATTATCTGACAAATTTGCATATTATTGGACTTGCAATTGCATCGTTAGCAGTCTAATGCCCACTATATTCTCACTAATAGGACGCAAAAA GGATTTACCTATTGTAGCCTGGTTTCCTTATAATCACCAACAATCTCCGTGGTACGAGCTGACATATTTATGGCAAGTCTTTTGCCTAACCACTCTTGGGACGATTTACGCGGTCTtggattttgtttttccttgtaTCGCGATTTTGATGAGTcaacaattcaaaattttaggtAGCAACTTCAGAaacaacatttacaaagcactTTTAGAATCGGAAGTCTCAAAAAACGCAGTCTTGGAATTTAGTGACAATCTTCACACTTGTTCACTTTCCGAATACGAAGACATCCTGGTAATAACAAGACTGCCAAAATTTCGGCGTATAAACGCGAActacttcaaaaaaaatgtacagcaTCACCAACTTCTACTGAAATATTGTGACGACATAAATAACATCTTGAGCACATTCCTGATGGGGAAAATTTCAGCAGCAATTTTCAACACGGTTTTCATGGCGTTCAGCTTAATTACA ACCGGAGAGCAAGCGATGATTTTTGGGCTGGCAACTTACGTCATGTCCACGAGTGTGGAACTCTTGATTTATACTTACAGTGGCCAAATCTTAACTCAG aGCGCCGACATTCTGTGGACTATGTACGAAGCACCTTGGTATCTGTGCGATTTGCACTTCCAAAAGATGTTTAATATCGTCCAGATGAGAGTCTGCAAGTCGGTATACACGAGAGctggaaattatttttcaatgtCTGCTTCGGCTTATATAACG TTCATGAAGGCTCTTGGATCGTATGTGGCTTTGTTAAAAGAACTCACCGAACGAGAAAAATAA